A genomic stretch from Ignavibacteriota bacterium includes:
- the fbp gene encoding class 1 fructose-bisphosphatase codes for MPEAQWKDFETLESYIAKEQSLHPQSRGVFSNLLRRIGLASKVIVSKAQRAGLMGVLGAHGSVNVQGEQQQKLDVIANEVLKDTFRWMDSVSGMASEEEDDVMHLPPRPHHESRYIVMFDPLDGSSNIDANVSVGTIFSIHRRMSIDGEPMLEDYLQPGHSQVAAGYIIYGPSTMFVYTTGHGVHGFTLDQVIGEYVLSHEDIRIPDVCKCFSANDSNYHNWDEPTKKFADHVRYSREGRYAKTTSRYIGSMVADLHRNLLYGGIFMYPADADTRKGKLRLLYEAAPMAMIYEQAGGAATTGEKRILQIEPEELHQRVPLIIGNTTEVELYEKMLRGEAAR; via the coding sequence ATGCCCGAAGCACAATGGAAGGATTTCGAGACACTCGAGAGTTACATCGCCAAGGAGCAGTCGCTACACCCGCAGAGCCGCGGCGTGTTCTCGAATCTGCTACGGCGCATCGGCCTCGCGTCGAAGGTGATCGTGTCGAAGGCGCAGCGTGCAGGACTGATGGGTGTGCTGGGCGCGCATGGCAGCGTGAACGTGCAGGGCGAACAGCAGCAGAAGCTCGATGTCATCGCCAACGAAGTGCTGAAGGATACGTTCCGATGGATGGACTCCGTCTCGGGCATGGCTTCGGAGGAGGAGGACGATGTAATGCATCTGCCTCCGCGGCCGCATCACGAGAGCCGGTACATCGTGATGTTCGATCCCCTCGACGGATCCTCGAACATCGACGCCAATGTGTCGGTCGGTACCATCTTCTCGATACACCGCCGCATGAGCATCGACGGTGAACCCATGCTCGAAGACTATCTGCAGCCCGGCCACAGCCAGGTTGCCGCCGGCTACATCATCTATGGTCCAAGCACCATGTTCGTGTACACCACGGGCCACGGCGTGCACGGCTTCACACTGGACCAGGTGATCGGCGAGTATGTGCTGTCGCACGAGGACATTCGTATACCGGACGTCTGCAAATGTTTCTCGGCGAACGACAGCAACTATCACAATTGGGACGAACCCACAAAAAAATTCGCCGACCATGTGCGCTACAGCCGCGAAGGCCGTTACGCCAAGACGACGTCGCGTTACATCGGCTCGATGGTCGCCGATCTGCATCGCAATCTCCTGTACGGCGGCATTTTTATGTATCCAGCCGACGCCGATACACGCAAGGGCAAGCTTCGCCTGCTGTATGAGGCCGCACCCATGGCCATGATTTACGAACAGGCCGGCGGCGCAGCCACAACGGGCGAGAAGCGCATACTGCAGATCGAACCCGAGGAGTTGCATCAGCGCGTCCCGCTGATCATCGGCAACACCACGGAAGTGGAATTGTACGAAAAAATGCTGCGCGGCGAGGCGGCGCGGTAA
- a CDS encoding glycosyl hydrolase: MFDRIILACCITLALAAASFAQKGDEKKKSDDPFSQGTFTGLKFRGIGPALTSGRIVDFAVDPGNRARYFVAVACGGIWRTTNAGTSYEPVFDGQMSFSIGCLAIDPNNPHTVWAGTGENNSQRSVSYGDGVYRSDDGGNTWKCMGLKKSEHIGKIVIDPTNSLVVYVAAQGPLWGPGGDRGLYKTTDGGKTWNAVLTISENTGMTDLVMDPRDSKVLYAASYQRRRHVWTLINGGPEANIYRSTDAGASWDTLRSGLPDGDKGRIGLAISPVNPDIVYATIEASEGKGGFFRSTNRGMTWEKRNDFVSDAAQYYQELVCDPKDADRVYYLHTILMVTDDGGKNWRALGNRHRHVDDHAMWIDPRDPAYYLVGGDGGIYESFDRGATWKYAPNLPVTQFYRVAVDNAEPFYNIYGGTQDNFSLGGASRTNKSDGIMSEDWFLTNGGDGFESQIDPTNPDIVYAQSQYGGLVRFDKRSGERLDIQPQPAPGEEPYRWNWDSPLLISPHNPSRLYFCANRVFRSDDRGASWRAVSPDLSRRLNRDSLPVMGRVWPPEAVAKNASTSFYGNIVSFAESPLKEGLLFVGTDDGLIQMSPDGGATWRRVESVTGVPDLAYVSCVLVSQHTAGRLYVSFDNHKMADFAPYVYSSSDEGRTWKSITSNLPANGAVYTLAEDHVNPNLLFAGTEFGIFFSNDGGAKWIQLKGGMPPIAIRDIAVQKRENDLVLASFGRGFYVLDDYSALRTATAEQLGSAAVIFPVRDALMYIPSTARYKGYQGETFFTAPNPDFGAVFTYYVKDVPKTRKQLRKEAEKEAAKKNVAPRYPSIDELRAEDEEKPAQFIFTITDAAGAPVRRLSTAASKGIQRISWDLRYPDISPVRDVSSANRGSGMFVTPGEYAVSLSLLHNGLETPLAGPVRFTARVLNNTTLPASDRAALVSFQKDVATLQAIVLAADRYAGELATRLGYIKGALETATRADAAMRAQHGAMDSTLRVLRRALNGDPAKSRRNVIEAPSIVGRLQNMVYSQWSSTSAPTGLNQQEYRHVSAELRTVMETLRRLADRDLPTLERQLDTIDAPWTPGRMPDVEAIPKR; the protein is encoded by the coding sequence TGACGAGAAGAAAAAATCCGATGATCCCTTCTCGCAGGGTACCTTCACGGGATTGAAGTTCCGGGGCATCGGACCCGCTCTGACCTCGGGGCGTATCGTCGACTTTGCCGTGGATCCGGGCAACCGCGCGCGCTACTTTGTGGCTGTCGCATGCGGCGGCATCTGGCGCACCACAAACGCCGGCACGAGCTACGAACCGGTGTTTGACGGACAGATGTCGTTCTCGATCGGCTGTCTCGCCATCGATCCGAACAACCCGCACACAGTGTGGGCGGGCACGGGTGAAAACAACAGCCAGCGAAGTGTCTCCTACGGCGACGGTGTGTATCGCTCCGACGATGGCGGCAATACATGGAAATGTATGGGTCTGAAAAAATCGGAACACATCGGAAAGATTGTCATCGATCCGACAAATTCCCTTGTGGTCTACGTCGCGGCGCAAGGTCCGCTGTGGGGGCCGGGCGGAGACCGCGGCCTCTACAAAACAACGGACGGCGGCAAGACGTGGAACGCCGTGCTCACCATCAGCGAGAACACGGGCATGACGGATCTTGTCATGGATCCCCGCGATTCGAAGGTGCTGTATGCCGCCTCCTATCAGCGCCGCAGGCATGTGTGGACGCTTATCAACGGCGGTCCCGAAGCCAACATCTACCGCAGCACCGACGCAGGCGCAAGCTGGGACACGCTGCGCAGCGGCCTTCCCGACGGCGACAAGGGCAGGATCGGACTCGCGATCTCTCCGGTCAATCCCGATATCGTCTATGCAACCATCGAGGCGTCTGAAGGCAAGGGCGGTTTCTTCCGCAGCACTAACAGGGGCATGACCTGGGAGAAACGCAACGACTTCGTGTCGGATGCCGCGCAGTATTATCAGGAGCTCGTGTGTGATCCGAAGGATGCGGACCGCGTGTATTACCTGCACACGATTCTCATGGTCACCGACGACGGCGGCAAGAACTGGCGCGCACTCGGGAACCGCCACAGGCATGTCGACGATCATGCCATGTGGATCGATCCACGTGATCCCGCGTATTACCTCGTGGGCGGCGACGGCGGCATCTACGAAAGTTTCGATCGCGGTGCGACGTGGAAGTATGCACCGAATCTTCCCGTGACGCAGTTCTATCGCGTGGCGGTGGACAATGCCGAACCGTTCTATAACATATACGGCGGCACGCAGGACAACTTCAGTCTCGGCGGCGCGTCACGGACAAACAAATCCGACGGAATCATGAGCGAGGACTGGTTCCTCACCAATGGCGGCGACGGTTTTGAATCACAGATCGATCCCACTAATCCCGACATCGTGTACGCGCAGTCGCAGTATGGCGGACTCGTCCGTTTCGACAAGCGCAGCGGCGAGCGTCTCGACATACAGCCGCAGCCGGCGCCGGGTGAAGAGCCGTATCGGTGGAACTGGGATTCGCCGCTGCTTATCAGTCCGCACAATCCCTCCCGGTTGTACTTCTGCGCGAACCGTGTGTTCCGCAGCGACGACCGCGGCGCGTCGTGGCGTGCGGTCAGTCCGGATCTCTCGCGGCGTTTAAATCGCGATTCACTCCCCGTGATGGGCCGCGTCTGGCCGCCGGAAGCCGTCGCCAAAAATGCGTCCACATCCTTCTACGGCAACATCGTTTCCTTTGCGGAATCGCCACTGAAGGAGGGCCTGCTGTTTGTGGGAACGGACGACGGACTGATCCAGATGAGCCCCGACGGTGGCGCTACCTGGAGGCGTGTCGAGAGCGTGACGGGCGTGCCCGACCTCGCGTACGTCTCGTGTGTGCTCGTGTCGCAACATACCGCGGGCCGCCTGTACGTATCGTTCGACAATCACAAGATGGCCGACTTCGCGCCCTACGTGTACAGCAGCAGCGACGAGGGCAGGACATGGAAGTCCATCACCTCGAATCTCCCCGCCAACGGCGCTGTCTACACCCTTGCCGAGGATCACGTCAATCCCAACCTGCTCTTTGCAGGCACCGAGTTCGGCATCTTCTTCTCGAACGACGGCGGCGCGAAGTGGATACAGTTGAAGGGTGGAATGCCGCCCATCGCGATACGCGACATCGCGGTGCAGAAGCGGGAGAACGATCTCGTGCTCGCATCGTTCGGACGCGGCTTCTATGTGCTCGACGACTACTCCGCGCTGCGCACGGCCACGGCGGAACAGCTCGGCTCAGCCGCGGTGATCTTCCCTGTGCGTGATGCGCTGATGTACATTCCGAGCACGGCACGGTACAAGGGCTATCAGGGCGAAACGTTTTTCACCGCGCCCAATCCGGATTTCGGCGCGGTGTTCACGTATTACGTGAAGGACGTCCCGAAGACACGCAAACAACTGCGAAAGGAGGCGGAGAAGGAGGCGGCAAAGAAGAACGTCGCCCCGCGGTATCCAAGCATCGACGAGTTGCGCGCAGAGGACGAGGAAAAACCCGCGCAGTTCATCTTCACCATCACCGACGCCGCGGGTGCGCCCGTACGTCGTCTCTCGACCGCCGCATCAAAAGGCATACAGCGTATCAGTTGGGATTTGCGTTATCCGGATATCAGTCCCGTTCGCGACGTCTCGTCCGCCAACAGGGGATCGGGCATGTTTGTCACGCCCGGCGAGTATGCGGTCTCGCTGTCGCTGCTGCACAACGGTCTCGAGACGCCGCTTGCGGGACCCGTCCGATTCACCGCCCGCGTACTCAACAACACCACGCTCCCCGCCTCCGACAGGGCCGCGCTTGTGTCGTTCCAGAAGGACGTGGCCACACTGCAGGCCATTGTGCTCGCCGCCGACCGCTACGCCGGAGAGCTGGCGACACGCCTCGGTTACATCAAGGGTGCGCTTGAAACGGCGACCCGCGCCGACGCCGCGATGCGCGCGCAGCACGGAGCAATGGACAGCACGCTGCGTGTGCTGCGCCGCGCGTTGAACGGTGATCCGGCGAAGTCGCGCCGCAACGTGATAGAAGCACCATCCATCGTCGGCCGCCTGCAGAACATGGTGTACAGCCAGTGGTCGTCCACCTCTGCGCCAACGGGATTGAACCAGCAGGAATACCGTCACGTGAGCGCCGAGCTGCGCACCGTCATGGAGACGCTACGGCGGCTGGCCGACCGCGATCTGCCCACGCTCGAGAGGCAGCTCGATACCATCGACGCGCCGTGGACACCCGGCCGCATGCCCGACGTCGAAGCGATTCCAAAACGCTGA
- a CDS encoding S9 family peptidase, giving the protein MRTRATVVVLLLILVAGCAKKEEKAAIIPMRDFFKNPEKSYYQVSPGGGWLAFTAPYEARMNLFVQAVGSKDAKRVTSVTDRDISSYFWKGDDRLCYVKDFGGDENFHLFAVDREGTETKDLTPFPGVRVEVIDALEDHATDMLISMNKRNPQIFDAYRVNTATGEITLVQENPGSVTQWVTDHTGALRVAIATDGVNSSLLYRDGATGPFKTVLTTNFKESFTPMFFTFDNKNIYAASNLNRDKVAIVEYDLAANKEIRVLYENPEYDAEGLGFSRLRKVLTEITYTTWKSERKILDAHTQDVYDAIAKEAPDMLVYLISNDKAETKYTVRTVSDRSLGAFYLYDATAKTLTKLSDRAPWLDASQMAEMKPIKYTSRDGLTIHGYLTLPKGSDGKNLPVVVNPHGGPWARDVWGFRPEVQFLANRGYAVLQMNFRGSTGYGKDFWMKSFKQWGRTMQDDISDGVKWLTDEGIADPKRIAIYGGSYGGYATLAGITITPDLYAAAIDYVGVSNMFTFMNTIPPYWEPYRKMFYEMVGDPKADSLMLAEVSPVFLVDKIKTPLLVAQGAKDPRVNVEESNQIVNALKKKGVDVQYIVKDNEGHGFRNEENRFEFYDAMEKFLDKHLMVK; this is encoded by the coding sequence ATGAGAACGAGAGCCACCGTTGTTGTGCTGCTGCTGATCCTCGTCGCCGGCTGCGCGAAAAAAGAGGAGAAGGCCGCGATTATCCCGATGAGGGACTTCTTCAAGAATCCTGAAAAATCGTATTACCAGGTCTCGCCCGGCGGCGGCTGGCTCGCCTTCACCGCGCCGTACGAAGCGCGCATGAACCTGTTTGTGCAGGCGGTGGGATCGAAGGACGCGAAGCGCGTCACGTCCGTCACCGATCGCGACATCTCGAGCTACTTCTGGAAGGGCGACGACCGCCTCTGCTACGTGAAGGATTTTGGTGGCGATGAAAACTTCCACCTCTTTGCAGTGGACCGCGAGGGTACCGAGACCAAGGACCTCACACCGTTCCCCGGTGTGCGTGTCGAAGTGATCGACGCGCTCGAGGACCACGCCACCGACATGCTCATCTCGATGAACAAGCGGAATCCCCAGATATTCGACGCGTATCGTGTCAACACCGCGACGGGTGAGATCACTCTGGTGCAGGAGAACCCGGGCTCGGTCACGCAGTGGGTGACCGATCACACAGGCGCGCTGCGTGTGGCCATTGCCACCGACGGCGTCAACAGCAGTCTATTGTACCGCGATGGCGCGACGGGTCCGTTCAAGACCGTGCTCACGACCAATTTCAAGGAATCCTTCACGCCGATGTTCTTCACCTTCGACAACAAGAACATCTACGCCGCCTCGAATCTGAACAGAGACAAAGTGGCGATCGTCGAGTACGATCTCGCGGCGAACAAGGAGATCCGCGTGCTGTACGAGAATCCCGAGTACGACGCCGAGGGCCTGGGGTTCTCGCGTCTGCGCAAGGTGCTAACCGAGATCACCTACACCACTTGGAAATCGGAGCGGAAGATCCTTGACGCGCACACGCAGGACGTGTACGATGCCATCGCGAAGGAAGCGCCCGATATGCTCGTGTATCTGATTTCGAACGACAAGGCCGAGACGAAGTACACCGTGCGCACCGTCAGCGACCGTTCGCTCGGCGCCTTCTATCTGTACGATGCCACGGCGAAGACACTCACGAAGCTCTCTGATCGTGCGCCCTGGCTCGACGCCTCGCAGATGGCCGAAATGAAGCCCATCAAATACACCTCGCGCGACGGTCTCACCATACACGGGTACCTCACGCTGCCGAAGGGATCCGACGGAAAGAATCTCCCGGTCGTGGTGAATCCGCACGGCGGTCCGTGGGCGCGCGACGTGTGGGGCTTCCGTCCCGAGGTGCAGTTCCTCGCGAACCGCGGCTATGCAGTGCTGCAGATGAACTTCCGCGGATCCACCGGCTACGGCAAGGACTTCTGGATGAAGTCGTTCAAGCAGTGGGGCCGCACGATGCAGGACGACATCAGCGATGGCGTGAAATGGCTGACCGACGAAGGCATCGCCGATCCGAAACGCATCGCCATCTACGGCGGCAGCTACGGCGGCTACGCCACACTCGCGGGCATCACCATTACGCCCGATCTCTACGCCGCGGCCATCGATTACGTGGGCGTGTCGAACATGTTCACGTTCATGAACACTATTCCGCCATACTGGGAGCCGTACCGCAAGATGTTCTACGAGATGGTGGGCGATCCGAAGGCCGACAGTCTCATGCTCGCGGAAGTGTCGCCGGTATTCCTCGTCGACAAGATCAAGACGCCGCTGCTCGTCGCACAGGGCGCCAAGGATCCCCGCGTCAACGTGGAGGAATCGAATCAGATCGTGAACGCGCTGAAGAAAAAGGGCGTGGACGTGCAGTATATCGTGAAGGACAACGAAGGGCACGGGTTCCGCAACGAGGAGAATCGTTTTGAGTTCTACGATGCCATGGAGAAATTCCTCGATAAACATCTGATGGTGAAGTAG